The following DNA comes from Procambarus clarkii isolate CNS0578487 chromosome 23, FALCON_Pclarkii_2.0, whole genome shotgun sequence.
ATCCACTCTCTTGTGAGCTCATAAAACGTTGTGGCTACCATATAAAGGAACTCATGATGTATTCTGAAGTGGTAAAGGAATTAAACGACTTTCAAGCCATCCACGCTAATGATGAATTTCGCTTGTTTCTCCCAGAATTTATCTATGGCAAGTGTACCGAGAAAGAATATGTGTTGGTGATGGAAAATATCAAGGTATCAGGGTATGAAACAAATCCAAAAGTACAGGGTTTGGACTTTCAACATGCCAAATTGGCCGTCAATCATGTTGCCAGGTTACATGCAGTCTCTTATGCATATGACAAATCTCATAACTTTTTAGAGAAGTATCCTTGCTTCCAGTTTAGTAATGCCATAAGTACATTTTTTAAACCTGTTGTGTGGGCTACCCTTGCAAATTCTATCACATTTTTAAAAAGCAGAAAGACTTATGAAGACATGGTTCATAAACTAGAGACAGGTAAAACTACTCTTCCACTTAAGTTTGCAGCAATGTGGGATGATCAGACAAGACACAAGTTTCTTTGTCTAACACATGGAGATTTCTGGAATAGTAATCTTATGTTCAGACATGGAACTACAACACAGGATGGTGAGAAATCCATTGAGTCACTGAAGCTAATCGATTGGCAGATTGCTCAGTGGAACAATCCTGTGTTTGACCTTCACTACTTAATCAACACCTCAACTTCATATGAAATGAGGAGAGACCATGTTGAAGAGATTCTAAGACACTACCATACAACTTTTACTGAAGCAACAACGAAGTTGGGTACTCCTGTGCCCAACTGGAATTATGAACAGTTTAAGGCAGAATTTGAAAGAACATCTCTTGTAGGGTTTCTCATGGGCATGTGCCTCATACAAGGAACACTTAGCAAGGCTGGAGAAAATATTAACCATGCTGGTTCAACATGTCTTAATAATGCATGCTGTCGTCCCTGTAAATTTGTTGTGGATGCGATAAAGACTGCAATGGCAAAAGTTATTGTATCTTTTGCCTTTAAGCCTTCTTCTTCTTATGTCATGCGAGCATGTGTTAAGAGAGTTTTAAGACCTATTGGTAGGGAATTGGTAGAGGGCAGCAATGAGGTTCTCAATGGCAGGCTTCTAGACCTGCTGATAGAAGCAGACGAGAAGGGTGTGTTGGATGTCCTGACTTTATAAGTGATAAAGATGAACTGAAGTGCAGACCACAATAGTGGGTTATACTCTGCTTACTGTCTTTCTTATCATTCAGGTGACTCCTTTTCAGGATGTTAGCAGATGAAATGCATTTCTTAATACGTAGGTGAAAAGATTCCTATTTTTATATCTTTTATCAGAAAAGTGTTCATAGGATAAAGATGAAGTTAGCAGGTTTATACATGTAGTTGCTAGGAGAGTGGATATCAGGGAGTTTTAATGCTGCTTTTATATTATAGGTCAGTACAGTATTTCAACCCATCGTCCAACACTGTTAATACCTATAGCTACTATAGATGGAATGTGCAAAATCTGAACGGTTGCTCTCAAATCAAAAGTTCACATATTGGAATTCTAAAGGATATAATAAAACCCAATACAGATTAACCATAAACCTTACTTGTCCAAGACTTAAAttagcaatcctaggcctaacaTATACAATCTCAGATGTAATTTAGTACtttatgtactatactaggcctaggaaaaattaggtttggttggtttgcCTTCTTTCTCTGACCCCTTCCAGAATGGGGAGTTGTTTTTCAGTGCATCCCTTCATATTGTATACAGTCCATCTGCATACACTATAGGTCTTATCATTTTAGATGAGAAGTTGCAATATTTGGAAGTATTACGGCGTGCGAGAAATGTTTAAAAATTCCAGTCACGTTTATGCTTATATTGCCATGACAGATCATATAAAGGTTACCTGACTTTTATACAACTGTGCCTCTTGTGCTTCCTGTAATGAATCTGCCATAATAATTAATGCCTTTACAAAATTCAAAGTTACGATTAATTATATTCTATTACAGATTGTATTTGCTTACGAAGCTCAGATGTTTCAAAACAACAATATAATATACTGTACACATCAAAATTGCTCACTTTATTAATGAGTTATATTACATAAAGAAAAAGGTAATTTTTGCtagattatatatttaatatactgtAGAGTAttagcttgcaaagacagccttgtaTAGATACTTTGGTGTAACAACAAACTTAAAATTTAGGTTATAGTTTAAATGTGACATTTACATTTGGAATGTATGTTGAATATGAAGTATGTACACCATTAGAATTTGCTAAATAGGCAAACTCCATGTGATGTCATGGCAGCTTATGTTAAGAGAAGGGATTTTAGGCATTAATGTTTTAAAGCACTGAGCTATGAATATCGAATTCTGAA
Coding sequences within:
- the LOC123763965 gene encoding uncharacterized protein, with the translated sequence MKSPSSSSQITKPWVEFMLTEYESKKMPKATVSVSTYSIRNATKPGESFNAELILLDVQAVVSGENRSEEAQEEKEYNLVVKFLTEDPLSCELIKRCGYHIKELMMYSEVVKELNDFQAIHANDEFRLFLPEFIYGKCTEKEYVLVMENIKVSGYETNPKVQGLDFQHAKLAVNHVARLHAVSYAYDKSHNFLEKYPCFQFSNAISTFFKPVVWATLANSITFLKSRKTYEDMVHKLETGKTTLPLKFAAMWDDQTRHKFLCLTHGDFWNSNLMFRHGTTTQDGEKSIESLKLIDWQIAQWNNPVFDLHYLINTSTSYEMRRDHVEEILRHYHTTFTEATTKLGTPVPNWNYEQFKAEFERTSLVGFLMGMCLIQGTLSKAGENINHAGSTCLNNACCRPCKFVVDAIKTAMAKVIVSFAFKPSSSYVMRACVKRVLRPIGRELVEGSNEVLNGRLLDLLIEADEKGVLDVLTL